A single genomic interval of Spinacia oleracea cultivar Varoflay chromosome 6, BTI_SOV_V1, whole genome shotgun sequence harbors:
- the LOC110803973 gene encoding uncharacterized protein, which produces MVFLKDITPAASNNIDTRFILLDTGKISAEGQNKTCLALVADETAAVHFQLWGQECDTFQTGDIMHLSNGIFSYQRKNLVLRAGKRGKIEKTGEFTLSYVEMPNMSEINWVLDPNNRNKYIQGTIISNYSRIFPPVR; this is translated from the coding sequence ATGGTGTTCTTAAAGGACATTACACCAGCTGCATCAAATAATATAGACACTAGATTCATACTTTTGGACACAGGAAAGATATCTGCAGAAGGCCAAAACAAGACATGTTTGGCACTTGTGGCAGATGAGACTGCTGCAGTTCATTTTCAGCTCTGGGGACAGGAATGTGATACTTTCCAGACAGGTGATATCATGCACCTCTCCAATGGCATATTTTCTTACCAGCGTAAAAATCTTGTGTTAAGGGCAGGCAAGAGAGGGAAGATTGAGAAGACCGGTGAATTTACATTGTCATATGTCGAAATGCCAAATATGAGTGAAATTAATTGGGTTCTTGATCCTAATAACCGAAACAAGTATATTCAGGGAACTATAATTTCTAATTACTCACGCATCTTTCCTCCGGTTCGTTAG